The genome window AGGCATGGGCGTTGGGCGGAGCAGGACAGGCGTTTAAATAGGTCGCCTGGATAACCCAACGGGCAGGCAAAGGTCGTCAGCGCGCTCCCTTCAGGGGCAACGGAAAAAGAACACGGATCACTTTGCTTGGTGAATCCCCTCCGCCTGCTCATCTGCCAGGTTCCAAAGTTGGCTAGACTCGAGGTGACTTGCCGGTACCATTGCGTCTAGCGTCTTAAACCGACCTTTACCAGGGACCTTACCGAAAAATTTCCTTTTTGCCCATCCTGCGGATAGGCTGGGCGTTAATTGTGAGCCACTTACGCAACGAGGCCTTCAGCAGACGGGGGCCTTTCAGTTGCATCGACCAGGGCGTAGCGCCTGTGTCCAAGCGGGAAGGACTTGGGTTAGCGTAGGAGAAGGCGAGGGGACAAAAAGCTTGCTCGGCTGAATTTGGAAAGGTGATTTCTCCCACAACTTCTGCGATCTGGACCTGAAAAGTGGCTCAAAAGTGGCACATGACGGTTATTAGAGCAAGTGTAAAAACATTCGTAACCTTTTCAGGTTCAGACACCTGCCTCGCATGGATTCGAACCATGACAAAGTGATCCAGAGTCACTTGTGCTACCGTTACACCACGAGGCAATTGCGCATTGCGCGGCCGGACCGAATAGATCCCCGGAAATGACGGTATTGTCAACTGCCAAGGGGCGTGGTGACGTTGGTCCCCGGCGGCGCGTTGAACTGGTACATCGATTCCGGCACCGGCTCGCGCCGGACGTCACTGTAGCTCACCTCAACCCGCTCGCCCCGTGAGCTCACAAAAACCACGTGCTGCGGGTTCAGGTTCCGGTCCAAGGTCAGAGTCACGGACTTGACGACCTTGCGGATGGCTCCGGACTTGGGCGTCAGGACGATCTGGTAGTCGTTACCTTCCTTCGAACCCTCGACGTTGTAGTAGGTCGAGACCTGCCGGAAGTTTAACCCGGCGGTCAACGCCTGAAGGGAATCCTTGAGCATGGGCCGCTTCTCAAGGTCGTAGACTTCTTCTTCCTTAAACTTGGGGTAAAAGATGACCATCTTCCGCCCGTTGATGACGGTGGTGCTCGGGGTGTTACCGCCGATGTCCCGGCGAATCTTGTCCGGGATCGTGAACCAGATTTTGCCCTGGCTGACCACGGGCTCTTTCAGCATGGACATGTGGCGTTCCTCGCGAAAGTCGGCCTGCAACGAACTGTTCGATTCGTGCATCGTCTCGAGCCGGTTGAGGAGGTCCTGGATTTCGCCGGAGGACATGGGCGCCGCCACGGCGGCAGCGCTGCCGGCCAGAAAGGCGGATGCAATGAACGCGGATATGAATTTACGTCTCATAAATTGACTACGCCTGGAATTGCCAGACGGGCACGAAGTTGAACCATTGTTCCGGGAACTGCCGGAAGATGTCCTCGAAAGCGGCGGCAATTTCCTGGGTATTTTCCTGGAGGGTGTTTTGCGCCCTCATTTCGACGGCCGGATAGGCGTAACAACCGTACCGCCCCGGGGAGAGCGCCAGGACGAAGGCCGGAACGATGGAAGCGCCCGTGTGCTGCCAGATGGTCGCCGCCGCCGCTGAAAACATCGTTTCCCGCCCGAAAAAGCGGACCGGGACCCCGCTCCGGAGGTACGGACGATCAACCAGCATGGCCACAAGTTCATTTTTCTTCAGCGCCTGGATGATCTCCAGAAAGGCAAACTTGTCCGATCCGACCGTGATGGTCTTGATCCCGAACTTTTTTCGGAATTGCTGGCGCCAGCGGTTCAATTGTTCCGTGGGCTCTTCCAAGGTCACAACGTTGACCGGGAATCCGTCGCCGGCCAGGAGCATGCCGCCGAGTTCCCATGCGCCCAGGTGTCCGGTGATCAAAAGCGTGCCGCAGCCGCGGGCACGGGCCGCAGCCAGGGCTTCGAACCCGCGGCGTTCGGTCATCAAGGCGTTAACCCGCGGCGTTCCGCCGGCCGCACAATCGCAGAAGTCATGGAGCATCCGCACGAAGTTCCGGAAGCAGTTCCGGCAGACAAGGTCGCGCTTTATCGGGTCCGGGATGAGGGGTTCAAGGTTCTGCAGGACAGCCTGGCGCCGGGAATGGCAGAAGGCGTACCCCAAGCGGCCGGCGCCGGTGGAAAATGAACGGGTCACGACCCGCGGCATACTCCGGATGAGCCGGCTTGCCACCTCAAACCAGATCGGCGAGTACCAGGCGTTACGCGGCAACGCCGACTCGTTAACTTCAACCGGGAGGTCTGCCTGGGGTGCAATCGGGTGCATGTGACCTCTATGGCGCGAAGTTAAACAGCAGGGATTCGCCGTGCGCAAAGCGAATCTGCGCAGATTGCAAGCGCGGTCCCTGCCGGACAAAAGTTGCGCGCCAAGCGTTGTTGCCCGCGCTTGCCTGGCTCTGGGTAGAATAAAAGTAGGGAATGACCTGGTGCAGTTCAGCCCAGGTCCGGAGGGGGCCTGGCGCGTGCGAGGCCGAGCCGCTCCATCCGCCCCGGACAAAGCTGCCGGTGGCGGAGAGCCGGTCAGCGTGGACCTGAATCTGCAGAATCGAAACGCCGGACTTCGAAAACGCCAGGTCGTAATCGCCCGAGGGGCTTGTCCGAAGGATAAAGTCGCCGATAAAAGAGCGCGCGCGCGTGGCGTAACGCAACTGGCCGGTGCGGGTGGCAGCCTCGCCGCCCAGACCGGGTAGTTCACGGCCGGCCTGGCAGCCCGCCAGCAAAATCAGGGTGATCAGACTCAGGAAAAGGCCGAGGTGGTGCTTTCCTCCAATCAGTTTCTTCATTGATCGGTTTCGCAGTTTAGACGCACAATTCTCAGGTCTGTTTCACTATTTCAATCATTATGATTACCCTTTCCGGCTGCATAACCTGCTTTTCTTCGAAGGTAATACCCGCACGGAACCGGGCTCAACCCGGTAAAATGGCCGGTTTGAGGGTGAGCCCCGGCACCAGCCGGCCGGTCCTGCCCTGGAGGTAAACGAGCATGAAGAAGAACTTCATCCGCCACCGCGACGACCAACTTCGCGCCGGGTTGCCCCCCAGGGCGCTGTTGACGGTCGGCACGAGGTCGAACATTTCCTTCGGATGCAGGAAAATTTCAATGAAAGGCTGGGTGTACCAGGCTCGCACAAGCTTGAGGTAAAAATCGAACCGGCGCTGCACGGCAGTTTCATAGTTGCGAAAGGCCTCGGGGCGGCTACCCGGCTTCTCGTTCCCGAGCGCCAGGGCAAGGGCGTCCCCGGCTCTCTCGCCGGAATAGATGGCCATGTAGATCCCGTTGCTGAACACCGGGTCGATAAATCCGGCCGCATCGCCCGCAAGCAACCAGCGATCACCGGCCAACCGGGTCACCCGGTAAGAAAAATCGCTGGCGGCATAAATCGGGGTGTACCGCCGCGCGTCCCGCACCCAGGCGCTGACTTCGGGCTGGTCCCGGAGGGTTCGGTCCAGGGTCTCTTCCGGCGACAACCGCGCGGCCCGGTACCGGTCGATGCCGGTGACGATGCCGATGCTGCATTTTCCGCCCACCAGCGGGATCATCCAGATCCATCCGTCTTCGGTGCGGATCATGCGGGTAAGGGTGCCGGCCTCGCCTTCCGGGCGCCCGACGTTCTCGTAATAGGCGTAAACCGAGAATTTGCGCAGGTCCGGGTAAGGTTCGCGCAAGTGAAAACGGTGGGCGAGCAGGCTGTGGCGCCCGGAGCAATCGAGCACGTAGCGAGCCGCAACCGTTGAGCTTTCGGGACCGGGACCGGCGCCGCCGGTTCGAAGTTTGACCCCGTCCGGGTAAAATTCCACGTCCTGGACCGCGGTGCGTTCCCGGACTTCGCACCCGAGTTCCCGCGCGTGATCGAGCAGGACCTGATCGAACTTCGCCCGTTCAACCTGGTA of Verrucomicrobiota bacterium contains these proteins:
- a CDS encoding tryptophan 7-halogenase; its protein translation is MQATFDVAIIGGGPAGSVAGSILAQAGRSVIILEKEAFPRFRVGESMVPASCETLARIGVKPKLDQGGFLIKYGGEICSACGTRFRFLFRNGLRPKWKTSYQVERAKFDQVLLDHARELGCEVRERTAVQDVEFYPDGVKLRTGGAGPGPESSTVAARYVLDCSGRHSLLAHRFHLREPYPDLRKFSVYAYYENVGRPEGEAGTLTRMIRTEDGWIWMIPLVGGKCSIGIVTGIDRYRAARLSPEETLDRTLRDQPEVSAWVRDARRYTPIYAASDFSYRVTRLAGDRWLLAGDAAGFIDPVFSNGIYMAIYSGERAGDALALALGNEKPGSRPEAFRNYETAVQRRFDFYLKLVRAWYTQPFIEIFLHPKEMFDLVPTVNSALGGNPARSWSSRWRMKFFFMLVYLQGRTGRLVPGLTLKPAILPG
- a CDS encoding outer membrane lipoprotein carrier protein LolA, which produces MRRKFISAFIASAFLAGSAAAVAAPMSSGEIQDLLNRLETMHESNSSLQADFREERHMSMLKEPVVSQGKIWFTIPDKIRRDIGGNTPSTTVINGRKMVIFYPKFKEEEVYDLEKRPMLKDSLQALTAGLNFRQVSTYYNVEGSKEGNDYQIVLTPKSGAIRKVVKSVTLTLDRNLNPQHVVFVSSRGERVEVSYSDVRREPVPESMYQFNAPPGTNVTTPLGS
- a CDS encoding lysophospholipid acyltransferase family protein, which produces MHPIAPQADLPVEVNESALPRNAWYSPIWFEVASRLIRSMPRVVTRSFSTGAGRLGYAFCHSRRQAVLQNLEPLIPDPIKRDLVCRNCFRNFVRMLHDFCDCAAGGTPRVNALMTERRGFEALAAARARGCGTLLITGHLGAWELGGMLLAGDGFPVNVVTLEEPTEQLNRWRQQFRKKFGIKTITVGSDKFAFLEIIQALKKNELVAMLVDRPYLRSGVPVRFFGRETMFSAAAATIWQHTGASIVPAFVLALSPGRYGCYAYPAVEMRAQNTLQENTQEIAAAFEDIFRQFPEQWFNFVPVWQFQA